A section of the Citrus sinensis cultivar Valencia sweet orange chromosome 8, DVS_A1.0, whole genome shotgun sequence genome encodes:
- the LOC102618734 gene encoding uncharacterized protein LOC102618734, with the protein MAFRIHLFSPKTLLQSQNFQTYPKRPKTQILCASNNKKNNKKRSDAELASDLATEVGKINTHLAQKEEAMKKSKELLFTEFCQYLALERDEAKKEWRKIDEDEKWGLVKRFVNEWSDNFHPLSARSVKDMLEEYLHDERQPSSSGFVLFPGLKKIMGFSHD; encoded by the coding sequence ATGGCATTCAGAATCCATTTATTCTCCCCCAAAACCCTACTACAATCCCAAAACTTCCAAACCTATCCCAAAAGACCCAAAACCCAAATCCTCTGCGCCTCcaacaacaagaagaacaacaagaagcgCAGTGATGCAGAGCTGGCATCAGATTTGGCAACAGAAGTGGGAAAAATAAACACCCATTTGGcccaaaaagaagaagctatGAAGAAGAGCAAAGAATTGTTATTCACTGAGTTTTGCCAGTACCTGGCTTTGGAACGAGATGAAGCGAAGAAGGAATGGAGGAAGATCGATGAGGATGAGAAGTGGGGTTTGGTTAAAAGGTTTGTTAATGAATGGAGCGACAATTTTCATCCATTGTCAGCTCGGTCTGTAAAGGATATGCTTGAAGAGTATTTGCATGATGAGAGGCAGCCTTCAAGTTCtgggtttgttttatttcctggtttaaagaaaattatgggATTTTCACATGACTAA